In Pseudomonas fluorescens NCIMB 11764, a single window of DNA contains:
- a CDS encoding co-chaperone GroES, whose protein sequence is MKLRPLHDRVVVRRSEEEKKTAGGIVLPGSAAEKPNQGEVLAVGPGKVLENGEVRALSVKVGDKVVFGPYSGSNTVKVDGEDLLVIGESEILAVVEG, encoded by the coding sequence ATGAAGCTTCGTCCTCTGCATGACCGCGTCGTCGTCCGTCGCAGCGAAGAAGAAAAGAAAACCGCTGGCGGTATCGTCCTGCCAGGTTCGGCTGCTGAAAAGCCAAACCAGGGCGAAGTCCTCGCTGTAGGCCCAGGCAAAGTTCTGGAAAACGGTGAAGTGCGTGCGCTGTCCGTGAAAGTGGGTGACAAGGTTGTGTTCGGCCCTTACTCCGGCAGCAACACTGTGAAAGTTGACGGCGAAGACCTGCTGGTCATCGGCGAGAGCGAAATCCTCGCTGTTGTCGAAGGCTGA
- a CDS encoding FxsA family protein, producing the protein MRPFLLLFVLFPVLELFVFVKVSGAIGFFPALLLVILGSMLGVFVLRIAGLATALRARESLNRGELPAQTMLEGLMLALAGGLLILPGFVTDVLGLIMLLPISRRLLANKMRQRAEEAAIRQRAFADDLQPRGGPAPQQPLGREPNVIEGEFEHRDSK; encoded by the coding sequence ATGCGCCCTTTTTTATTGCTCTTTGTACTGTTTCCGGTGTTGGAGCTGTTCGTATTCGTCAAGGTGAGCGGTGCAATCGGGTTTTTCCCGGCCCTGCTACTGGTCATTCTCGGCTCGATGCTCGGCGTGTTCGTGCTGCGTATCGCCGGCCTGGCAACCGCGCTGCGTGCGCGTGAAAGCCTGAACCGCGGCGAGCTGCCGGCCCAGACCATGCTCGAAGGCCTGATGCTGGCCCTGGCGGGTGGTTTGTTGATTCTGCCGGGCTTCGTCACCGACGTGCTGGGCCTGATCATGTTGCTGCCGATCTCTCGCCGGTTGCTGGCCAATAAAATGCGCCAGCGCGCCGAAGAGGCGGCGATCCGTCAGCGTGCGTTCGCCGATGACCTTCAGCCTCGGGGCGGTCCTGCCCCGCAGCAGCCGCTGGGCCGCGAGCCGAACGTGATCGAAGGCGAGTTCGAGCACCGGGATTCCAAGTAA
- a CDS encoding HugZ family protein, translated as MSVEAAKNARELLLKEYRGVLSTHSKAMPGFPFGSVVPYCLDGQGRPLILISRIAQHTHNLQKDPKCSLFVGEREAEDVQAVGRLTYLAEAQKLEDEAAIDAAAERYYRYFPDSQSYHKAHDFDFWVLNPVRHRYIGGFGAIHWVDQLTLANPFAGKAEVSMVEHMNADHAKAIAHYVELAGLPDTEPAQLAGIDSEGMHLRIGQGLYWLPFQAPCNTPTQVREALVFLAHAEHWPKNEVADA; from the coding sequence TTGAGCGTTGAAGCGGCCAAGAATGCCCGAGAATTGCTTCTCAAGGAATACCGTGGAGTGCTCTCGACGCACTCCAAGGCGATGCCCGGCTTCCCGTTTGGCTCGGTGGTTCCGTACTGCCTGGACGGGCAGGGTCGGCCGCTGATCCTGATCAGCCGCATCGCCCAGCACACGCATAACCTGCAAAAAGACCCGAAATGTTCGCTGTTCGTGGGCGAGCGTGAAGCCGAAGACGTGCAAGCCGTCGGTCGCCTGACTTACCTCGCCGAAGCGCAAAAGCTTGAGGACGAGGCCGCCATCGATGCGGCGGCCGAGCGTTACTACCGCTATTTCCCGGATTCGCAGAGCTACCACAAGGCCCACGATTTCGATTTCTGGGTGCTCAACCCTGTGCGTCACCGCTACATCGGCGGTTTTGGTGCGATTCACTGGGTCGATCAGCTGACACTGGCCAATCCTTTCGCGGGCAAGGCGGAAGTGAGCATGGTCGAGCACATGAATGCCGACCACGCCAAAGCCATCGCCCACTATGTCGAGCTCGCCGGCCTGCCGGACACCGAGCCGGCGCAATTGGCCGGGATCGACTCGGAAGGCATGCACCTGCGCATCGGCCAGGGGCTCTACTGGCTACCGTTCCAAGCCCCATGTAATACGCCGACACAAGTACGCGAAGCCTTGGTTTTTCTGGCTCACGCCGAGCATTGGCCGAAAAATGAAGTGGCCGACGCTTGA
- a CDS encoding SDR family oxidoreductase: MQLTDKVIIITGGCQGLGRSMAEYFAGKGAKLALVDLNPEKLDDAVAACKAKGVEARAYLCNVANEEQVTHMVAQVAEDFGAIHGLINNAGILRDGLLLKVKDGEMTKMSLAQWQAVIDVNLTGVFLCTREVAAKMVELNNNGTIINISSISRAGNVGQTNYSAAKAGVAAATVTWAKELARYGIRVAGIAPGFIETEMTLGMKPEALEKMTSGIPLKRMGKPEEIAHSAAYIFENDYYTGRILEMDGGLRI; the protein is encoded by the coding sequence ATGCAACTCACTGACAAAGTAATCATTATCACGGGCGGTTGCCAGGGTTTAGGCCGCTCCATGGCCGAGTATTTCGCCGGCAAAGGCGCGAAGCTTGCGCTGGTTGACCTGAACCCGGAAAAGCTCGATGACGCCGTTGCCGCGTGCAAGGCCAAGGGTGTCGAGGCCCGCGCCTACCTGTGCAACGTCGCCAATGAAGAGCAAGTGACGCACATGGTCGCCCAGGTGGCCGAAGACTTCGGCGCGATCCATGGTCTGATCAACAACGCAGGGATCCTGCGCGACGGCCTGCTGCTGAAGGTCAAGGACGGCGAGATGACCAAGATGAGCCTGGCTCAATGGCAGGCGGTCATCGATGTCAACCTGACCGGCGTGTTCCTGTGCACCCGTGAAGTCGCGGCGAAAATGGTCGAGCTGAACAACAACGGCACGATCATCAATATCTCGTCGATCTCCCGTGCCGGCAACGTCGGTCAGACCAACTACTCCGCTGCCAAGGCCGGTGTCGCGGCAGCGACCGTGACTTGGGCAAAAGAGCTGGCGCGCTACGGCATTCGTGTGGCGGGTATTGCGCCGGGCTTTATCGAAACCGAGATGACGTTGGGCATGAAGCCTGAAGCGCTGGAGAAAATGACGTCCGGGATTCCGCTCAAGCGGATGGGCAAGCCGGAAGAAATCGCCCACTCGGCGGCGTACATTTTCGAGAATGACTACTACACCGGCCGGATTCTGGAGATGGATGGCGGGTTGCGGATCTAA
- the apbC gene encoding iron-sulfur cluster carrier protein ApbC has protein sequence MSAVNRAAVETVLRQYTDPYLNQDPVSAGCVRNIDIQGDRVSVQLELGYAAGLFKSGWAQMLQMAIEGLDGVTSARVDITTVIAAHKAQAQIPGLANVKNVVAVASGKGGVGKSTTAANLALALAREGAKVGILDADIYGPSQGIMFGIPEGTRPKVKDQKWFVPIESHGVEVMSMAFLTDDNTPMVWRGPMVSGALLQLVTQTAWGDLDYLVIDMPPGTGDIQLTLAQKVPVAGAVIVTTPQDLALLDARKGVEMFRKVNIPVLGVVENMAVHICSNCGHAEHLFGEGGGVKLANQYGVELLASLPLAMAIREQADGGKPTVIAEPDSPIALVYQELARHVGARIVLQEAATPAMPNITISDD, from the coding sequence ATGAGCGCCGTCAATCGCGCAGCGGTGGAAACCGTCCTTCGCCAGTACACCGACCCTTACCTGAACCAGGACCCGGTCAGCGCCGGATGCGTGCGCAACATCGACATCCAGGGTGATCGCGTCAGCGTCCAGCTGGAGTTGGGGTACGCCGCCGGTCTGTTCAAAAGTGGCTGGGCACAGATGCTGCAGATGGCCATCGAAGGCCTCGACGGCGTCACCAGTGCCCGCGTTGATATCACCACTGTGATCGCCGCGCACAAGGCGCAGGCGCAGATTCCGGGCCTGGCCAACGTCAAGAATGTTGTCGCCGTGGCGTCCGGCAAAGGCGGCGTGGGCAAATCCACCACCGCCGCCAACCTCGCGCTGGCCCTGGCCCGCGAAGGCGCCAAGGTCGGGATCCTCGACGCGGACATTTACGGGCCGAGCCAGGGCATCATGTTCGGTATTCCCGAAGGCACCCGACCAAAGGTCAAGGATCAGAAGTGGTTCGTGCCAATCGAGTCCCATGGCGTCGAAGTGATGTCCATGGCGTTCCTGACCGACGACAACACGCCGATGGTCTGGCGCGGTCCGATGGTTTCCGGCGCGCTGTTGCAACTGGTCACGCAAACCGCGTGGGGCGACCTGGATTACCTGGTCATCGACATGCCGCCAGGCACCGGTGACATTCAGCTGACCCTGGCGCAGAAAGTCCCGGTGGCCGGCGCGGTCATTGTCACCACCCCGCAAGACCTGGCGTTGCTGGACGCGCGCAAAGGCGTGGAGATGTTCCGCAAGGTCAACATCCCGGTGCTGGGCGTGGTGGAAAACATGGCCGTGCACATCTGCTCGAACTGCGGGCATGCCGAGCATCTGTTCGGTGAGGGCGGTGGTGTGAAGCTGGCGAACCAATATGGCGTTGAACTGCTGGCTTCGTTGCCGCTGGCAATGGCCATTCGCGAACAGGCCGACGGCGGTAAGCCAACGGTGATCGCCGAGCCGGACAGCCCGATCGCGCTGGTCTACCAGGAACTCGCCCGCCATGTCGGCGCGCGGATTGTGTTGCAGGAAGCAGCGACCCCGGCGATGCCGAACATCACCATCAGCGACGATTGA
- the metG gene encoding methionine--tRNA ligase has translation MSEPRKILVTSALPYANGSIHLGHMLEYIQTDMWVRFQKHRGNQCIYVCADDAHGSAIMLRAEKEGITPEQLIANVQAEHSADFAEFLVDFDNFHSTHAEENRELSSQIYLKLRDAGHIATRSITQYFDPEKKMFLADRFIKGTCPKCGTEDQYGDNCEKCGATYAPTDLKDPKSAISGATPVLKDSQHFFFKLPDFQEMLQAWTRSGTLQDAVANKIAEWLDAGLQQWDISRDAPYFGFEIPGEPGKYFYVWLDAPIGYMASFKNLCNRKPELDFDAFWAKDSTAELYHFIGKDIVNFHALFWPAMLEGAGFRKPTGINVHGYLTVNGQKMSKSRGTFIKARTYLDHLSPEYLRYYYAAKLGRGVDDLDLNLEDFVQKVNSDLVGKVVNIASRCAGFIHKGNAGVLVAGNAAPELTEAFLAAAPSIAEAYEARDFARAMREIMGLADRANAWIADKAPWSLNKQEGKHDEVQAICALGINLFRQLVIFLKPVLPLLAADAEAFLNVAPLTWNDHATLLSNHQLNEFKPLMTRIDPVKVQAMTDASKEDLTASQTDTGEAAPAGNGELAKDPLSPEIDFDAFAAIDLRVALIVKAEHVEGADKLLRLTLDIGDEQRNVFSGIKSAYPDPSKLDGRLTMMIANLKPRKMKFGISEGMVMAAGPGGEEIYLLSPDSGAKPGQRIK, from the coding sequence ATGTCCGAGCCACGCAAGATCCTCGTCACCAGCGCCCTGCCCTATGCCAATGGTTCGATCCATCTTGGCCACATGCTGGAATACATCCAGACCGATATGTGGGTGCGCTTCCAGAAGCACCGCGGCAATCAATGCATCTATGTCTGCGCCGACGACGCCCACGGTTCGGCCATCATGCTGCGTGCGGAAAAGGAAGGCATCACCCCGGAACAACTGATCGCCAACGTCCAGGCTGAACACAGCGCCGACTTTGCCGAGTTCCTGGTGGACTTCGACAACTTCCACTCCACTCACGCCGAAGAAAACCGTGAGCTGTCGAGCCAGATCTACCTGAAGCTGCGTGACGCCGGGCACATCGCCACGCGCTCGATCACGCAATACTTCGACCCGGAAAAGAAAATGTTCCTGGCCGACCGCTTCATCAAGGGCACCTGCCCGAAATGCGGCACTGAAGACCAGTACGGCGACAACTGCGAAAAATGCGGCGCGACCTACGCACCGACCGACCTGAAGGATCCGAAGTCGGCGATCTCCGGCGCTACCCCGGTGCTCAAGGATTCCCAGCACTTCTTCTTCAAGTTGCCGGACTTCCAGGAAATGCTGCAAGCCTGGACCCGCAGCGGCACACTGCAAGACGCCGTCGCGAACAAGATCGCCGAATGGCTGGATGCCGGCCTGCAACAGTGGGACATTTCCCGCGATGCGCCGTACTTCGGTTTCGAAATTCCGGGCGAGCCAGGCAAATACTTCTACGTCTGGCTGGACGCGCCGATCGGCTACATGGCCAGTTTCAAGAACCTCTGCAACCGTAAGCCGGAGCTGGATTTCGATGCGTTCTGGGCCAAGGATTCCACGGCCGAGCTGTATCACTTCATCGGCAAGGACATCGTCAACTTCCACGCCCTGTTCTGGCCCGCGATGCTCGAAGGCGCCGGTTTCCGCAAACCGACCGGCATCAACGTGCACGGCTACCTGACCGTCAACGGTCAGAAAATGTCCAAGTCCCGTGGCACCTTCATCAAGGCCCGGACTTACCTGGATCACCTATCGCCGGAATACCTGCGTTATTACTACGCGGCCAAGCTGGGTCGTGGCGTCGATGACCTCGACCTGAACCTCGAAGACTTCGTGCAGAAGGTCAACTCCGACCTGGTCGGCAAAGTCGTCAACATCGCCAGCCGCTGCGCCGGTTTCATCCACAAAGGCAACGCCGGCGTGCTGGTAGCGGGTAACGCCGCACCGGAACTGACCGAAGCGTTTCTTGCCGCAGCGCCAAGCATCGCCGAAGCCTACGAGGCTCGCGACTTTGCCCGTGCGATGCGCGAAATCATGGGCCTGGCCGACCGCGCCAATGCGTGGATCGCCGACAAGGCACCGTGGTCGCTGAACAAACAGGAAGGCAAGCACGACGAAGTCCAGGCCATCTGCGCCCTGGGCATCAACCTGTTCCGCCAACTGGTGATCTTCCTCAAACCGGTGCTGCCATTGCTGGCCGCCGATGCCGAGGCGTTCCTGAACGTCGCGCCGCTGACCTGGAACGACCACGCGACCTTGCTCAGCAACCATCAGCTGAACGAGTTCAAACCGTTGATGACCCGTATCGACCCGGTGAAAGTGCAAGCCATGACCGACGCTTCGAAAGAAGACCTGACCGCGAGCCAGACCGACACGGGCGAAGCGGCACCTGCCGGCAACGGCGAACTGGCCAAGGATCCACTGTCGCCAGAGATCGATTTCGACGCCTTTGCCGCGATCGACCTGCGCGTCGCGCTGATCGTCAAGGCCGAACATGTAGAAGGTGCCGACAAACTGCTGCGCCTGACCCTGGACATCGGTGACGAGCAACGCAACGTGTTCTCCGGAATCAAGAGCGCTTACCCGGACCCGTCCAAGCTCGATGGTCGCCTGACCATGATGATCGCCAACCTCAAGCCACGGAAAATGAAATTCGGGATCTCCGAAGGCATGGTGATGGCGGCCGGCCCTGGCGGTGAAGAAATCTACCTGCTCAGCCCCGACAGCGGCGCCAAGCCGGGTCAGCGCATCAAGTAA
- a CDS encoding Rnf-Nqr domain containing protein, producing MTEIVLTLISAALINNFVLHWPLGVDPLLSAERRQVHALGIATTCLMLIVGMLGHALYHGLLVPLGLSSLGLFVFLPLSVLLIAPLLTLLPKVFSTLSFEGLWPLLLGNAGVLGLALINVRDDEGFFHATALSLGAGLGFWLVLSLFCDLRQRTLDNDVPLPFRGLPIDLIGAGLIAVAFLGFSGLIKT from the coding sequence ATGACCGAGATTGTTCTTACGCTTATCAGCGCCGCCCTGATCAACAACTTCGTGTTGCACTGGCCGCTGGGCGTCGATCCGCTACTGAGCGCCGAGCGCCGCCAGGTGCATGCGCTGGGTATAGCGACGACCTGCCTGATGCTGATCGTCGGCATGCTCGGTCATGCCCTTTACCACGGACTGCTGGTGCCGTTGGGGTTGAGTTCGCTGGGCCTGTTCGTGTTTTTACCCTTGAGCGTTTTGCTGATCGCGCCACTGCTGACGTTGCTGCCGAAGGTGTTTTCCACGCTTTCGTTCGAAGGTCTCTGGCCATTGCTTCTCGGCAATGCCGGCGTCCTGGGGCTGGCGTTGATCAACGTGCGGGACGACGAGGGGTTTTTCCACGCTACAGCCCTGAGCCTCGGCGCCGGGCTGGGTTTCTGGCTGGTGCTGAGTCTGTTCTGCGACTTGCGCCAGCGCACCCTCGATAACGATGTTCCCCTGCCCTTTCGCGGCCTGCCGATCGACCTGATCGGCGCCGGATTGATTGCAGTGGCTTTTCTCGGATTCAGCGGACTGATCAAAACATGA
- the rsxB gene encoding electron transport complex subunit RsxB: protein MSLIQRIDALLPQTQCGKCGHPGCKPYAEGIASGEPINKCPPGGSETISALAELLKVPVLELDVSRGPAPAQIAYIREAECIGCTKCIQACPVDAIVGAAKLMHTVIIDECTGCDLCVAPCPVDCIEMHPLPLATVLPIVGGLAFSPEEQQARTAKRNHARRRFEQRNARLHREEEQKLAERQARAHRAAQHTEVTTLNPVQAALERVRAQKAANADAALKKAKIDLAMSRAQLNKSLKAFGHPPTFEQQSQLIVLQQQFEASEQALAQLESSAPPAAVPTAPVKDAELKRAKIQLAMRRAELKKAQASEAPAEQIKALEHALGDAETALHTAEAASEQPLPDLARVEKRPIDNQLRQLKTELAYARADVSKLERRNDTPAELMNKARARLQEAERQVDAYVAP from the coding sequence ATGAGTCTGATTCAACGCATCGACGCGCTTTTGCCGCAGACCCAGTGCGGCAAGTGTGGCCACCCCGGATGCAAGCCGTACGCCGAGGGCATTGCCAGTGGCGAGCCGATCAACAAGTGTCCGCCGGGGGGCAGCGAAACCATCTCGGCGCTGGCCGAGTTGCTGAAAGTACCGGTGCTGGAACTGGACGTCAGTCGCGGTCCGGCACCGGCGCAAATCGCCTACATTCGAGAGGCCGAATGCATTGGCTGCACCAAATGCATTCAGGCCTGTCCGGTAGATGCCATCGTCGGCGCCGCGAAGTTGATGCACACGGTGATCATCGACGAATGCACCGGTTGCGACCTCTGCGTGGCGCCTTGCCCGGTGGATTGCATCGAGATGCATCCGTTGCCGCTGGCCACGGTGTTGCCGATTGTCGGTGGCCTGGCGTTCAGCCCTGAAGAACAACAGGCGCGCACCGCCAAACGCAATCACGCACGACGCCGTTTTGAACAGCGCAATGCACGTTTGCATCGCGAAGAAGAACAGAAACTCGCCGAGCGCCAGGCTCGGGCACACCGCGCGGCGCAACACACTGAAGTGACAACGCTCAACCCGGTTCAGGCCGCGCTGGAAAGGGTTCGTGCGCAAAAAGCGGCGAATGCCGACGCTGCGTTGAAAAAAGCCAAGATCGATCTGGCAATGAGCCGTGCCCAACTGAACAAATCGCTCAAGGCGTTCGGCCATCCGCCGACCTTCGAACAGCAATCGCAACTGATTGTCCTGCAACAGCAGTTTGAGGCGTCCGAACAAGCGCTGGCGCAGTTGGAAAGCAGTGCACCGCCAGCCGCTGTGCCCACGGCGCCAGTGAAGGACGCCGAGCTGAAACGGGCGAAAATCCAGCTGGCCATGCGCCGCGCCGAACTCAAGAAAGCCCAGGCCAGCGAGGCGCCGGCCGAGCAGATCAAAGCCTTGGAACACGCACTCGGCGACGCCGAAACAGCCCTCCACACCGCGGAGGCTGCGAGCGAACAACCTTTACCTGACCTGGCGCGTGTTGAAAAACGCCCCATCGACAACCAGCTTCGTCAGTTGAAAACGGAATTGGCCTACGCTCGCGCTGACGTCAGCAAACTCGAACGACGCAACGACACACCTGCCGAGCTGATGAACAAGGCGCGCGCCCGTCTCCAGGAAGCCGAGCGTCAGGTGGATGCCTATGTCGCCCCTTGA
- a CDS encoding RnfABCDGE type electron transport complex subunit D: protein MSPLESVDERLQQAMKLVLLATLPGMLVLFWLYGWGVLINLMLAGVTALAVEAVVLQLRKRELKPTLSDGSALVSATLLALALPPYCPWWLTVCAAAFALFGKQLYGGVGKNPFNPAMLGFALVLVTFPQQMTHWPSSHGMDLLGGLQQVFGFSLSQTPDAWVQATALDSLRINKSLTMDELFAGNPAFGHVGARGVEWVNLAFLAGGMFLLQRRVFSWHAPVGMLVSLFVISLLCWNGSGSDSHGSPLFHLLTGASMLGAFFIVTEPVSGAKSPGGRLLFGAGVGLLTYLIRTWGGYPDGVAFAVLLMNLCVPALDRFVTSRQERVAP, encoded by the coding sequence ATGTCGCCCCTTGAATCGGTCGACGAGCGCCTGCAGCAAGCCATGAAGTTGGTGTTGCTGGCCACCCTGCCTGGCATGCTGGTGTTGTTCTGGCTGTATGGCTGGGGGGTATTGATCAACCTGATGCTGGCCGGCGTTACTGCGTTGGCCGTTGAAGCGGTGGTGTTGCAGTTGCGCAAGCGGGAGCTCAAACCCACCTTGAGCGACGGCAGTGCGTTGGTCAGTGCGACGTTGCTGGCCCTGGCCTTGCCACCGTATTGCCCGTGGTGGCTGACGGTCTGTGCCGCGGCGTTCGCGCTGTTTGGCAAACAGCTGTATGGCGGAGTCGGGAAAAATCCGTTCAACCCGGCGATGCTCGGTTTTGCCCTGGTGCTGGTGACGTTTCCCCAGCAGATGACCCATTGGCCGTCCTCCCACGGCATGGACCTGCTCGGTGGTTTGCAACAAGTGTTCGGTTTCAGCCTGAGCCAGACGCCGGATGCCTGGGTCCAGGCGACGGCGCTGGACAGTCTGCGAATCAACAAAAGCCTGACCATGGACGAACTCTTCGCGGGCAATCCGGCCTTCGGCCACGTCGGTGCGCGCGGTGTGGAATGGGTCAACCTCGCCTTTCTGGCGGGCGGCATGTTTTTGCTGCAACGACGGGTGTTCAGTTGGCATGCGCCGGTGGGCATGCTTGTCAGCCTGTTCGTCATCAGCCTGCTGTGCTGGAACGGCTCGGGATCCGATTCCCATGGCTCGCCACTGTTTCATCTGCTCACCGGCGCAAGCATGCTGGGGGCGTTCTTTATCGTCACGGAGCCGGTGTCGGGCGCCAAAAGCCCTGGCGGGCGACTGCTGTTCGGCGCGGGTGTGGGGCTGCTGACCTACCTGATTCGAACCTGGGGCGGTTATCCGGACGGCGTGGCGTTTGCGGTGCTGCTGATGAACCTCTGCGTGCCGGCGCTGGACCGGTTTGTCACGTCGAGACAGGAGCGAGTTGCGCCATGA
- a CDS encoding RnfABCDGE type electron transport complex subunit G yields the protein MSRVSSVVILVVLAGVGIGATYLVQHSSAPRIANEQRLIDSRNLLDLLPADSYDNQPLEQPLRLDDTGLTNSTLLGGYLATKAGQPSIVLLRSQALGYAGSIDLLIAIGANGKLVGVKTLRQSETPGLGARIADWPNAWLNDFAGKSRSEPADNGWALKKDQGQFDQIAGATITSRAVINAIHDALRYFDEHQKQLIGNSPP from the coding sequence ATGAGCCGAGTGTCGAGCGTGGTGATTCTGGTGGTGCTGGCAGGCGTGGGGATTGGCGCAACTTACCTTGTGCAGCACAGTAGCGCGCCACGCATTGCGAACGAACAGCGCCTGATCGACAGCCGCAACCTGCTGGACCTGCTGCCCGCTGACAGCTACGACAATCAACCGCTGGAACAACCGTTGCGCCTCGACGATACGGGATTGACCAATAGCACATTGCTAGGCGGCTACCTCGCGACCAAGGCCGGCCAACCCAGTATCGTTTTGTTGCGCAGTCAGGCATTGGGTTATGCGGGCAGCATCGACTTGTTGATCGCCATAGGCGCAAACGGCAAGTTGGTGGGGGTCAAAACCCTCAGGCAATCCGAGACTCCGGGGCTGGGCGCGCGCATTGCCGACTGGCCAAATGCCTGGCTCAATGACTTTGCCGGCAAATCGCGAAGCGAACCGGCTGACAATGGCTGGGCGTTGAAAAAAGATCAGGGCCAGTTCGATCAGATCGCAGGGGCGACCATCACTTCAAGAGCCGTGATCAACGCCATCCACGATGCCTTGCGCTACTTCGATGAACATCAGAAACAGTTGATCGGGAACAGCCCCCCATGA
- a CDS encoding Rnf-Nqr domain containing protein, with protein MNKSSTLQNSLMLAPLIGATGTWMTALGLWLMFIVVISAYGVGMAALGPRLVPSARLFAGILLAATLTSCAEIAAQVLSLKWHQQVGIYAGLIALQCVVLDHIGFFQSALRDRLRLCGLFGALMVGLGLLRELIGYGGLHLVTLVPGGFILLGLVIAAWQAWSRPNPSH; from the coding sequence ATGAATAAGTCATCGACGCTGCAAAACTCGCTGATGCTCGCACCGCTGATCGGCGCCACCGGCACATGGATGACCGCGCTGGGCCTGTGGTTGATGTTCATTGTGGTGATCAGTGCCTACGGCGTCGGCATGGCGGCCCTGGGACCACGACTTGTTCCGTCTGCCCGTTTGTTTGCCGGCATTTTGCTGGCCGCCACGCTGACCAGTTGCGCGGAGATCGCCGCACAAGTCTTATCACTCAAATGGCATCAGCAGGTGGGAATCTATGCCGGACTGATCGCCTTGCAATGTGTCGTTCTTGATCACATAGGCTTCTTCCAGAGCGCATTACGTGACCGCCTTCGCCTGTGTGGCCTGTTCGGTGCGCTGATGGTGGGCTTGGGCCTGCTGCGCGAACTCATCGGCTATGGAGGCCTGCACCTGGTCACTCTGGTCCCCGGCGGATTCATTTTGCTGGGTCTGGTGATCGCTGCATGGCAGGCCTGGTCCCGCCCGAATCCCTCACACTGA
- the nth gene encoding endonuclease III produces MNAAKRLEIFRRLHEDNPEPKTELAYSSPFELLISVILSAQSTDVGVNKATAKLYPVANTPQAIYALGVEGLSEYIKTIGLFNSKAKNVIETCRLLVERHGGEVPQTREELEALPGVGRKTANVVLNTAFRQLTMAVDTHIFRVSNRTGIAPGKNVVEVEKKLMKFVPKEYLLDSHHWLILHGRYVCLARKPRCGSCRIEDLCEYKHKTSDD; encoded by the coding sequence ATGAATGCTGCAAAACGTCTGGAAATTTTCCGCAGGCTGCATGAAGACAACCCGGAACCGAAGACCGAACTGGCTTACTCCTCGCCCTTCGAATTGCTGATCTCCGTGATTCTCTCAGCGCAATCGACCGATGTCGGCGTTAACAAGGCCACCGCCAAGCTCTACCCGGTGGCCAACACGCCGCAGGCGATTTATGCACTGGGTGTCGAGGGATTGTCGGAATACATCAAGACCATCGGCCTGTTCAACAGCAAGGCAAAAAACGTGATCGAGACCTGTCGCTTGCTGGTGGAACGCCATGGAGGCGAAGTACCGCAGACCCGCGAAGAGCTGGAAGCGCTACCCGGCGTCGGCCGCAAAACCGCCAACGTGGTGCTCAACACTGCCTTTCGCCAACTGACCATGGCTGTGGATACCCACATTTTTCGGGTCAGTAACCGTACCGGCATTGCGCCGGGTAAAAACGTGGTCGAGGTCGAGAAAAAACTGATGAAGTTTGTGCCCAAGGAATACCTGCTCGATTCCCATCACTGGCTGATTCTTCACGGACGTTACGTCTGCCTGGCCCGCAAGCCCCGTTGCGGCAGTTGCCGGATCGAAGACCTATGCGAATACAAGCACAAGACTTCGGACGATTGA
- a CDS encoding PA3496 family putative envelope integrity protein produces the protein MSTGKEQLDVEEDFTPIEADDAEPVVEVAKTNLSKRRTIDNLLEERRLQKQLADYDFDL, from the coding sequence ATGAGCACTGGCAAAGAGCAATTGGACGTAGAAGAGGACTTCACACCCATTGAGGCCGATGACGCGGAACCGGTGGTTGAAGTGGCAAAGACCAACCTGAGCAAACGCCGCACGATCGACAACCTGCTGGAGGAGCGCCGACTGCAAAAACAGTTGGCCGATTACGATTTTGACCTATAA